The region GACTTTGCTCCTACCGTGCCCCTCACGACCACTCTGCCCCTGCAGAGGCCGAGGAACTATACCAGAAGAGGGTCCTGACCATCACTGGAATATGTGTGGCTCTGCTGGTAGTGGGCATCGTCTGTGTGGTCGCCTACTGCAAGACCAAGTGAGTATCAGGTGTACAGGCTGGGGTCCACATGGTGATGAGCTTGGGATGTATCTCAGAGATACTGCAAGGGGCTGAGAGGGGTGTCCAGCTGATCCCCAAGCTCCTGGAGCAGGGCCCTGGCAGGTGGAAGCCCTGGGGCCATgctgaggagaaagagggaacacAGAGAAGACTCAGCCTTCCAGAGAAAGACAAGGCCTCAAAGGCACTACCCACCCTGGCCAGGAGTGTTGAAACAGGAGAACAGGGAAGGAGTGGCTTGGCTACCTCAAGCTAGAAGACAGCGGGAGACTGAATTTGGGGAAGCTGGACAGGTAGAAGAGTACACGCTGAGAGACAAGTTCAGATGAGGGCAGACATGGCTGCAGTAGGAGCAGCCCACACTACTTGGAGCAAAGAGCTAGGGTCAGGAATAAGGCTAAAAATCTTAAAGATAGCTGGGACACAGGTGCCACCACAGTGCCTTGATGCCAAGCTAGGAAGTCTGCATTTATCTTGCAGATAGTGTGGAGCCAGTGAAGTGCTATAGAGGGGGTAGTGGCACATTAGTTCCTATCTGAAGAGGAAGGACTGGGCAGAGCTCCATTTCAGGGACAGAGCCCCTGAGTCTGGGCTGTTGCGGTCCCTATAAATGGACACTAAGGCCCTTCTAGCCTCATTTTGGATGAATCTAGGACCAGAAAATCTGATGGGGGTGTAAGGAGGGAGTTAGGGCTCATGAAGTCCAGAGGAGACTGGGCCCAAGAGGGAAGAGTGAATCCATGAGCTGgtgaagaagcaagtcacctgtTCTGACCCCACAGCGTTTACTCATTACTTCAATTACTATTCCTACGTGCTGAGGACACATGACCACTGCTCCAAGCAAGTGGTCTAGTGTTACAGGACGTGTTTTAGAGGCGCCTGCCGTGATCTAGACGTCGGGAGGGCTTTCCCTAAGGAAGCAGTTTTCTCTGAGGCAAGTAGGCACGATCAGGTGAAGAGGCAGAGCACAGACCCCTGGAGGCCAGAGAGGCGTGGAGGATCAGGAGGAAACAAGCTGCCCCAGGATAAAGCAGGCAGGGTGAAGGAAGGGTAGCAAAAGACAATGCTGGGGAGAGAAATGGGACCCTGAGAGACAAGGCAGAGTTTTAGACAGAGGATGATGTGTATTAGGCTTATTATAAAACAAATTTACTGAGCATTTAATGTATGCTAGTGTAAAAGAGGCCCACAGGCCCTGGATCCATAGCCACAACACCctgatttattttcttataactCTTTACTGATAAGGTAACAAGTTCTTTGGCTGACTGTGCACTTATCATCTGCCTCCCCTACTGGCATGGCAGTTCCATGAGGCAGGAACCATGCCTGCCTTGTCTGCTGCAAAACACGGTGTGGCACCTGGCAGTAAATATAAATACCAAATGAAGGAGAGACAAGGGGACTATCACAGTGCAAGAATTCATTTATATGCTTTCTATACTAATAATCTTTGGGTGGCAAGGGATCCCATCCTACAGATGGGGAAAGTAAAACTTGAAGGTTTTTtctttgcccaaggtcacacaactaGACAGCAGTGAGATTTCTTGCATTACCCCAGTACCCTGGAGGGACAGCCAGAGAAGTTCTGAGAGGGGACATGCTAGGCTCACCTACCCTTCTCCTCTGCAGAAAACAGCGGAAGCAGGTGCACAACCACCTGCGGCAGAACATGTGCCCAGCCCACCAGAACCGGAGCCTGGCCAACGGGCCCAGCCACCCCCGGCTGGACCCTGAAGAGATCCAGATGGCAGATGTGAGTGGCATGCCCAGGGGCCCCTCTCTCCTGTCACTGGATAGCTAGCTTCTCTGGCCACAGCTCATGCCATGAGCACTCCTACCTGCCAAGCACTGCCTCAGCAGGACACTGACCTTGCACTGTCCACTTCCATAAGGAAGGGTGGGGAGTTGATCAAGTACAGCCACCACTGACCCAATGCCATCACGTCTTGTCCAGTGAACCACCCCTCAACCTAGAGCAGTGCTCATCATCTGTCCTTCCCACCAGGAAGGAGGGCCAATCTGGTCCCTGTCACTAACTCCTCCCAACTTTCTTTCTGTCCCAGTACATCTCCAAAAATGTGCCAGCCACAGACCATGTCATCCGGAGGGAGACTGAGACCACCTTCTCCGGGAGCCACTCCTGTTCTCCTTCTCACCACTGCTCCACAGCCACGCCCACGTCTAGCCACAGGTGGGCAGCACTAAGGCCCACAAAATTTTGCCAATTCCTGCACTTTATCCATTCAGGCATCCACAGCTATTTGATACCTTCTCCTGTGTTTGCACACCAACCATAATCTATCTTGACTTTCCCTCCAGAAGTGGGGTAGCCTTCCACACATGTACAAAGGCTCATGCAGCTTAAGAAATAACTGGGTTGGCCCCTCCTTCCCTGGGAAGCACCCACATATTGGCCACTGGGGCTGGGCTCCTGAGATAAGTAGCTAAAGATCAGGGAGATGGAAGCATCCCAGATTGCGGGGGTGGCAGAAAGGAGGGGAAGTGACCTGTGCACATTGCAGCTGACTCACCCGCAGAAccccccctctccttcccctacTATTGAACACTTGTGACACTCCACATCAGCCCAGGGGGGAGAAGGCAGTGAGCTATAGCTCATTGGGATGAAGAACCGGAACTTGGGATGGGATCAAGAGCCAGGGATAGGATGGCAGTGGAACCATACCTGTTAGGATACTCTGCTCCTTCCTGACTCTTCACCTCTATCTGGCTTTCCCAGACACGAGAGCCACACGTGGAGCCTGGAACGTTCTGAGAGCCTGACCTCTGACTCCCAGTCAGGCATCATGCTGTCTTCGGTAGGCACCAGCAAGTGCAACAGCCCAGCATGTGTGGAGGCGCGGGCACGGCGGGCTGCAGCCTACAGCCAGGAGGAGCGGCACAGGGCTGCTATGCCACCCTACCATGACTCCATAGACTCTCTGCGTGACTCCCCACACAGTGAGAGGTCAGTTCCTACCCCTTGACATGAGCCCTATCTTGGCCATAGGGCTAGTGCCACTGACCTAAGTCTGATCCTTAGGATATCTCAGATGCATTACCAGGAACCTCATCTCCATTTTTCAGGTAGGCAAACAAGGTCCCAGAAAGATTAAATGGTCTCCAGGGATTAGAATTTCAGCTGGGCCAGTGGTGTAATTGTTCTCTGAGGGTACTTTTTAGAAAGGGGGATATTAATAATTGTGATGGAACAACAGGATCAAACAGGGCTGTTCCAGAAACCCAGGATCTATGGTTGCCCTATCTCAGTATCACCTCCCAACCCCACATCCCAGCAAAACCAGAAAGATACCAAGACCAACCAGGCTGGAAGGCAGAAAGGGAGGCTGTGTTCAAGGACACTGTCATGGGAAGGACATGAGCAAGAATGATTGTAGGCTCTCGCTGCTTGAGCAGGAAGGTCCCAGGGTATTGTTGCATCCTGAACAATGGATGCAGTAAGACCCTGGAAACTCCCTTTCCAGACTCTATGCCAGGAGTTCTAGCCTTCCACCTTAGCCCTCCAGTGGCCTCCAGGCAAACCAGGACTGTGGGAAGAGAGCAAAGAAATGGGAAGGCAGGAGCTACTCCAGACTGGGAAGGAAAACAAGCAGCAGAACCCAAACACCACACCGGGGCAGAGAAACCTGGTCTGACCACAGGCTCCGAGTGACAGGCAGCTTTCTCATGCCGGCCCTTGCCAAGCCCAGCTGCACCACTTGTGTGATGTGAAGCCGAGGGCTCACCTCATACCTCATTCCCTCAGTAGAGACCTGGGAAAACAATACCCGGTACACGTGGGCTGATGAGGGCCTCCTGAGAGAATGTGTCCTGCCTCATACCCGTCGCTGTTGTCATCAGTAGTAGCACTAGTAGTAGCACCCTGGGAGAGATTAGTGAGAGCAAACTTTCAAGGAAGCACTAGGGCTTCTTTAAGGGGTGTGGAAAAGTGAAAGGCCGAAAGGTGGGAAGGAAAGTCTTGCCGACAGGGCGTAGCAATGGAGCTGATCTAGCAGAGGCACTTAAAGGGCATAGCTGGTGAGGGAGGTGTGCAAGGAGCAGGGTGAGCTGTGGAGAGCAAGGGGCTGGGACCATACAGACAAAGGTCCATTGCTTCTTCCTGGGTGGATAAACAGGGTCTCCTTAGCAGAAGTGGGACTTTAAAAGATTGTTCAGGGAACTTCTACAGCGAAAGAGGAGAGACTCCAGTTGGTGGCATAACCAAAGTGAACAGTTGGCCCACAATGGGATGGGAGGTATGCTACAGGAAAGAGGGAATAGGTAAGACTTGCTAACTAGATATGTATGAGAGAGGTAGGATGGGGAGTCACTTGGTTCAGCAAGAAAGTAACAGGGACTCTAAGCAGGTTCCAGAAAGCAGTCAGGTGTTGGGCTCTGCAGTTTCACAGGGGTGAGTGGCTCCTGTCTGAGATACACAATGATGGAGGTTAAGGGTCCATGAAGCGATATGTGGAGAACCAAAAGAGACCGACATATAGAACCCACACTGGGAGATGTTAGCAAAACCAagcctggggtggggagggccACTTGCTGTAAGCAGATACAGATAGTGGTGTGGGTATCTATTAGTCCTGGGCTGAGGAACCTGCCGCAGGTGCACACTTCCCTGAGGCAGCTATTGACTTCAGTGCAAGTGGTAGTTCCCTCATTCAAGCCACCAGGCCATAGAGTGAACTGTCCCTGCATGGGCAGTGAGCTCAGGTCATGAGGGTATCTGAATGAGGGGTAGTGGTTTCTGCCTGACCTAGATTCAAATGCCAGAGACAGGTACCCAGGATCCAGACTGGGAGAGATTAGTGAGAGCAAACTTTCAAGGAACTGGGGTTATTACTTCCAAGTAAAGACAGCTAGTGGTGCTCTGATTGGAGAGGAAAGAGGAGTGAGCttatccaagaaagaaaaaagaaagtggaacTGGCCACTTGGTCTTGTGAACTTTTAGTGAGGCATTTAAATGTCCTGAGTGTCTGTTTCCTGTGTGTACCATGACCCTCACCTAAAGACCACATGTTTAATGCCCCAGCCTGGGTCTGACGCCTGATTGCACttccccaaatccacagaccatCTATGGAGCCTTACTGAGGGGGTCGGACCTAGGTTAAGAATCCCCTGATAAATCTATGGAATCATCCCAGCATGGCACTGGAATGAACACTATGGTTATCCCCactcagttttgtttgttttcgaggtagggtctcactctagttcaggctgacctggaattcactacgttgtctcagggtggccttgaactctcggggatcttcctacctctgcctcccgagtggtgggattaaaggtgtgtgccaccatgcccggccggtTACCCCCACTTGCACAGTAGAGAGCACACGGGCATTGCTCGAGGTCAGAGCAGCCCGCGGCCCCTCGCGGGCGGAGAACCCCAGCCCAAGCCTCTGCTTCTCCCCGCAGGTACGTGTCGGCCCTGACCACGCCCGCCCGCCTCTCGCCCGTGGACTTCCACTACTCGCTGGCAACGCAGGTGCCGACTTTCGAGATCACGTCCCCCAACTCGGCCCACGCCGTGTCGCTGCCGCCCGCCGCGCCCATCAGCTACCGCCTGGCGGAGCAGCAGCCGCTCCTGCGGCACCCGGCGCCTCCCGGCCCGGGGCCCGGACCCGGACCCGGCGCGGACATGCAGCGCAGCTACGACAGCTACTACTACCCGGCGGCGGGCCCGGGGTCTCGGCGCGGGGCCTGCGCGCTCGGCGGCAGCCTGGGCAGCCTGCCCGCCAGCCCCTTCCGCATCCCGGAGGACGACGAGTACGAGACCACGCAGGAgtgcgcgccgccgccgccgccgccgcctcggcCGCGCACGCGCGGCGCGTCCCGCAGGACGTCGGCGGGGCCCCGGCGCTGGCGGCGCTCGCGCCTCAACGGGCTGGCGGCGCAGCGCGCACGCGCGGCGCGGGACTCGCTGTCGCTGAGCAGCGGCTCGGGCTGCGGCTCGGCGTCGGCCTCGGACGACGACGACGCGGACGACGCGGACGGGGCGCTGGCGGCCGAGAGCACGCCCTTCCTCGGCCTGCGGGCGGCGCACGACGCGCTGCGCTCGGACTCGCCGCCGCTGTGCCCCGCGGCCGACAGCAGGACTTACTACTCCCTGGACAGCCACAGCACGCGGGCCAGCAGCAGACACAGCCGCGGGCCGCCCGCGCGGGCCAAGCAGGACTCGGGGCCCCTCTAGGGCCGCCGCCCGCCCCGCTGTCAGGAAGAACGGAGACCACCGgccggagagacagagaggagggagaaaagaaataaaaatatttttattttctataaaaggaaaaaagtataacaaaatgttttattttcattttagcaaAAATTGTCTTATAATACTAGCTAACGGCAAAGACGTTTTTATAGGGAAACTATTTATATGTAACATCCTGATTTACagcttcggaaaaaaaaaagaaacaacaaaaaaaaaaaaagagagatgggccAATTTTTTGACTCTTTAATAGAAACCTATATTGTGGTGCCTTTTGCTGTACGCTAATCTGGGGCTCCTGGAGAGACGTCTGGGGTGCGGGGTGTGGGGCTTGAAAGAGTCCAAGTTGGTTGGGGGTGAGAAAAGGCGGGGGAAGAAGAggctgtgggttcctggggatGCTGGGGTggtgggcagggggagagagCACGTCCTCGGGCGGGATGTGGGGTCTTAGGCCTTCCGAGAGGAGAGGGTAGGGATTCTAGGCTTAGAGCTAGAATCGGGGGTGTGGTCACTTCCAGGGGAAGACAAAGGCCCCCCGCAACAGCAGCCAGGATGGGGAGAGGCTCCCCGCCAGCCCTGGCCCAGGGAGGGGGTCAGCTCTACCAGGGGCCCAACGTTCTCGGCTCCTCCTCCCCTGCGGCCTCCAGGACGCCCTCTGTCCTCTGCAGCACCTTCGTTTACAGGCCGTCTTTTCTATTTTACGCCTGCATGTCCTTTGCATTTCAGATTCTTTAGATTGGATGCATGGTCACGCTGGGACCGGGAAGAGCCACTGAACAGTGTATTCGATTCCCCTTTTAGCAATAAAGTAAACATTTCCTTCTCAGAGCCCAGCCCCCAGCTCCCAACCCACCTATGACTTCCACTCTAGTCCTGCCCTCCCTAACCCCCAAAACTGGATCCAATGCTAATTTGTCAAAAAGGCAATTgtctaacaaaaaagaaaaagaaaaaagaa is a window of Jaculus jaculus isolate mJacJac1 chromosome 13, mJacJac1.mat.Y.cur, whole genome shotgun sequence DNA encoding:
- the Nrg2 gene encoding pro-neuregulin-2, membrane-bound isoform isoform X2, yielding MRQVCCSALPPPLEKARCNSDSDSSSSSSGSSSSSSSDESSSSSISRPAAPPEPRPQPQPQPRSPAAPRAAARSRAAAAGGMRRDPAPGFSMLLFGVSLACYSPSLKSVQDQAYKAPVVVEGKVQGLAPAGGSGSNSTREPPAAGRVALVKVLDKWPLRSGGLQREQVISVGSCVPLERNQRYIFFLEPTEQPLVFKTAFAPVDPNGKNIKKEVGKILCTDCAARPKLKKMKSQTGQVGEKQSLKCEAAAGNPQPSYRWFKDGKELNRSRDIRIKYGNGRKNSRLQFNKVKVEDAGEYVCEAENILGKDTVRGRLHVNSVSTTLSSWSGHARKCNETAKSYCVNGGVCYYIEGINQLSCKCPNGFFGQRCLEKLPLRLYMPDPKQKHLGFELKEAEELYQKRVLTITGICVALLVVGIVCVVAYCKTKKQRKQVHNHLRQNMCPAHQNRSLANGPSHPRLDPEEIQMADYISKNVPATDHVIRRETETTFSGSHSCSPSHHCSTATPTSSHRHESHTWSLERSESLTSDSQSGIMLSSVGTSKCNSPACVEARARRAAAYSQEERHRAAMPPYHDSIDSLRDSPHSERYVSALTTPARLSPVDFHYSLATQVPTFEITSPNSAHAVSLPPAAPISYRLAEQQPLLRHPAPPGPGPGPGPGADMQRSYDSYYYPAAGPGSRRGACALGGSLGSLPASPFRIPEDDEYETTQECAPPPPPPPRPRTRGASRRTSAGPRRWRRSRLNGLAAQRARAARDSLSLSSGSGCGSASASDDDDADDADGALAAESTPFLGLRAAHDALRSDSPPLCPAADSRTYYSLDSHSTRASSRHSRGPPARAKQDSGPL
- the Nrg2 gene encoding pro-neuregulin-2, membrane-bound isoform isoform X3; the protein is MRQVCCSALPPPLEKARCNSDSDSSSSSSGSSSSSSSDESSSSSISRPAAPPEPRPQPQPQPRSPAAPRAAARSRAAAAGGMRRDPAPGFSMLLFGVSLACYSPSLKSVQDQAYKAPVVVEGKVQGLAPAGGSGSNSTREPPAAGRVALVKVLDKWPLRSGGLQREQVISVGSCVPLERNQRYIFFLEPTEQPLVFKTAFAPVDPNGKNIKKEVGKILCTDCAARPKLKKMKSQTGQVGEKQSLKCEAAAGNPQPSYRWFKDGKELNRSRDIRIKYGNGRKNSRLQFNKVKVEDAGEYVCEAENILGKDTVRGRLHVNSVSTTLSSWSGHARKCNETAKSYCVNGGVCYYIEGINQLSCKCPNGFFGQRCLEKLPLRLYMPDPKQKAEELYQKRVLTITGICVALLVVGIVCVVAYCKTKKQRKQVHNHLRQNMCPAHQNRSLANGPSHPRLDPEEIQMADYISKNVPATDHVIRRETETTFSGSHSCSPSHHCSTATPTSSHRHESHTWSLERSESLTSDSQSGIMLSSVGTSKCNSPACVEARARRAAAYSQEERHRAAMPPYHDSIDSLRDSPHSERYVSALTTPARLSPVDFHYSLATQVPTFEITSPNSAHAVSLPPAAPISYRLAEQQPLLRHPAPPGPGPGPGPGADMQRSYDSYYYPAAGPGSRRGACALGGSLGSLPASPFRIPEDDEYETTQECAPPPPPPPRPRTRGASRRTSAGPRRWRRSRLNGLAAQRARAARDSLSLSSGSGCGSASASDDDDADDADGALAAESTPFLGLRAAHDALRSDSPPLCPAADSRTYYSLDSHSTRASSRHSRGPPARAKQDSGPL
- the Nrg2 gene encoding pro-neuregulin-2, membrane-bound isoform isoform X1 yields the protein MRQVCCSALPPPLEKARCNSDSDSSSSSSGSSSSSSSDESSSSSISRPAAPPEPRPQPQPQPRSPAAPRAAARSRAAAAGGMRRDPAPGFSMLLFGVSLACYSPSLKSVQDQAYKAPVVVEGKVQGLAPAGGSGSNSTREPPAAGRVALVKVLDKWPLRSGGLQREQVISVGSCVPLERNQRYIFFLEPTEQPLVFKTAFAPVDPNGKNIKKEVGKILCTDCAARPKLKKMKSQTGQVGEKQSLKCEAAAGNPQPSYRWFKDGKELNRSRDIRIKYGNGRKNSRLQFNKVKVEDAGEYVCEAENILGKDTVRGRLHVNSVSTTLSSWSGHARKCNETAKSYCVNGGVCYYIEGINQLSCKCPVGYTGDRCQQFAMVNFSKHLGFELKEAEELYQKRVLTITGICVALLVVGIVCVVAYCKTKKQRKQVHNHLRQNMCPAHQNRSLANGPSHPRLDPEEIQMADYISKNVPATDHVIRRETETTFSGSHSCSPSHHCSTATPTSSHRHESHTWSLERSESLTSDSQSGIMLSSVGTSKCNSPACVEARARRAAAYSQEERHRAAMPPYHDSIDSLRDSPHSERYVSALTTPARLSPVDFHYSLATQVPTFEITSPNSAHAVSLPPAAPISYRLAEQQPLLRHPAPPGPGPGPGPGADMQRSYDSYYYPAAGPGSRRGACALGGSLGSLPASPFRIPEDDEYETTQECAPPPPPPPRPRTRGASRRTSAGPRRWRRSRLNGLAAQRARAARDSLSLSSGSGCGSASASDDDDADDADGALAAESTPFLGLRAAHDALRSDSPPLCPAADSRTYYSLDSHSTRASSRHSRGPPARAKQDSGPL
- the Nrg2 gene encoding pro-neuregulin-2, membrane-bound isoform isoform X4 — encoded protein: MRQVCCSALPPPLEKARCNSDSDSSSSSSGSSSSSSSDESSSSSISRPAAPPEPRPQPQPQPRSPAAPRAAARSRAAAAGGMRRDPAPGFSMLLFGVSLACYSPSLKSVQDQAYKAPVVVEGKVQGLAPAGGSGSNSTREPPAAGRVALVKVLDKWPLRSGGLQREQVISVGSCVPLERNQRYIFFLEPTEQPLVFKTAFAPVDPNGKNIKKEVGKILCTDCAARPKLKKMKSQTGQVGEKQSLKCEAAAGNPQPSYRWFKDGKELNRSRDIRIKYGNGRKNSRLQFNKVKVEDAGEYVCEAENILGKDTVRGRLHVNSVSTTLSSWSGHARKCNETAKSYCVNGGVCYYIEGINQLSCKCPVGYTGDRCQQFAMVNFSKAEELYQKRVLTITGICVALLVVGIVCVVAYCKTKKQRKQVHNHLRQNMCPAHQNRSLANGPSHPRLDPEEIQMADYISKNVPATDHVIRRETETTFSGSHSCSPSHHCSTATPTSSHRHESHTWSLERSESLTSDSQSGIMLSSVGTSKCNSPACVEARARRAAAYSQEERHRAAMPPYHDSIDSLRDSPHSERYVSALTTPARLSPVDFHYSLATQVPTFEITSPNSAHAVSLPPAAPISYRLAEQQPLLRHPAPPGPGPGPGPGADMQRSYDSYYYPAAGPGSRRGACALGGSLGSLPASPFRIPEDDEYETTQECAPPPPPPPRPRTRGASRRTSAGPRRWRRSRLNGLAAQRARAARDSLSLSSGSGCGSASASDDDDADDADGALAAESTPFLGLRAAHDALRSDSPPLCPAADSRTYYSLDSHSTRASSRHSRGPPARAKQDSGPL
- the Nrg2 gene encoding pro-neuregulin-2, membrane-bound isoform isoform X5 gives rise to the protein MRQVCCSALPPPLEKARCNSDSDSSSSSSGSSSSSSSDESSSSSISRPAAPPEPRPQPQPQPRSPAAPRAAARSRAAAAGGMRRDPAPGFSMLLFGVSLACYSPSLKSVQDQAYKAPVVVEGKVQGLAPAGGSGSNSTREPPAAGRVALVKVLDKWPLRSGGLQREQVISVGSCVPLERNQRYIFFLEPTEQPLVFKTAFAPVDPNGKNIKKEVGKILCTDCAARPKLKKMKSQTGQVGEKQSLKCEAAAGNPQPSYRWFKDGKELNRSRDIRIKYGNGRKNSRLQFNKVKVEDAGEYVCEAENILGKDTVRGRLHVNSEAEELYQKRVLTITGICVALLVVGIVCVVAYCKTKKQRKQVHNHLRQNMCPAHQNRSLANGPSHPRLDPEEIQMADYISKNVPATDHVIRRETETTFSGSHSCSPSHHCSTATPTSSHRHESHTWSLERSESLTSDSQSGIMLSSVGTSKCNSPACVEARARRAAAYSQEERHRAAMPPYHDSIDSLRDSPHSERYVSALTTPARLSPVDFHYSLATQVPTFEITSPNSAHAVSLPPAAPISYRLAEQQPLLRHPAPPGPGPGPGPGADMQRSYDSYYYPAAGPGSRRGACALGGSLGSLPASPFRIPEDDEYETTQECAPPPPPPPRPRTRGASRRTSAGPRRWRRSRLNGLAAQRARAARDSLSLSSGSGCGSASASDDDDADDADGALAAESTPFLGLRAAHDALRSDSPPLCPAADSRTYYSLDSHSTRASSRHSRGPPARAKQDSGPL